The proteins below are encoded in one region of Terriglobia bacterium:
- a CDS encoding ADOP family duplicated permease: MSWKVIRQDFRRIRRTWKESLMIALTLGIGVAASTLLFALLYRMVIRPLPYSHSEQLVYISETNSGGASIPAASPDVADWQAMSHGLESLASYGGQPITVLGGSYPVRVEGTGVSRDFFHVLQVQPAMGRTYSAEEQQLHGSPVVLVSDRFWKDQLGGRPEAIGKSLRILDMDFTVIGVMPPAFEFPGKTQIWISREIFPSSTDRSAHNDFVIGRLKPGASVTEAGSELQGIARELQAKYPTTNHGVGVRVETLQEHLLGEQKTALLLAFGVGLCVLIIAGANLANLFLSRVLTRQNELLIREAFGATRNMIVKDLLREAVLLAVAGGSVGLLGTYVSIRILRQWSLSWSSVGALGIDGAVSAYAFVIAVLAACLAVIAAAFNHRRSNPAAVVRGAPMTSTTNRQQSWLRTTLVSAEVGIAFAVCLSAGLLLHSWDKVASQPSGLRDANMLVANLSLPAVPGSEEAAAQHTVTFYQSLLQQVSGIAGVRSAAVVNDVPFSGNDHNGNFIIEGSGESGGGQENGANFRVVSSEYFNTMGIPVLEGRGLSDSDNSGATAVAVIDAETRKQYFRDHDPIGRRIKLTGLDPKADWATVVGVCGTVRDMQLNAATSPHIYVPLSQHPGAVMDAGIILRTEATPTSLIGPVRNLVAGLQPGGVVEFTTTSDLLANSLKNFRLRASLVLALSLIALALSMIGIYALASTMVRERRKEIAIRIAVGADLKQIVRFVLFKGLLPVLYGAAAGLALSYSVAFLWRKFLFGVSVWDPATFIAVPALLIGAGLLANVVPAFFSVKINTQQMLKEQ; encoded by the coding sequence ATGAGTTGGAAAGTGATTAGACAGGATTTTCGAAGGATCAGGCGCACATGGAAAGAAAGCCTGATGATAGCGCTGACGCTGGGTATAGGCGTGGCGGCAAGTACACTTCTGTTCGCGCTTTTATACCGAATGGTGATACGCCCGCTGCCGTATTCTCACTCCGAACAGCTGGTTTATATTTCAGAAACCAATTCCGGCGGGGCTTCCATACCAGCCGCTTCACCGGACGTGGCCGACTGGCAAGCCATGAGCCACGGCTTGGAATCCCTGGCAAGCTACGGCGGCCAGCCCATCACCGTTTTGGGAGGCAGCTATCCGGTGCGAGTAGAAGGCACCGGCGTTTCCCGGGACTTCTTCCACGTACTGCAGGTGCAGCCTGCCATGGGACGTACATACTCTGCGGAAGAGCAGCAGTTGCATGGTTCCCCGGTCGTGCTGGTCAGCGATCGCTTCTGGAAAGACCAACTCGGGGGACGACCCGAGGCCATCGGCAAGAGCCTGCGCATCCTCGACATGGACTTCACCGTCATCGGCGTAATGCCTCCTGCATTCGAATTTCCAGGCAAGACACAGATCTGGATCTCGCGCGAGATATTTCCCAGCTCAACAGATCGCAGCGCCCATAACGATTTCGTGATCGGACGGCTCAAGCCGGGCGCTTCCGTCACTGAAGCCGGGTCGGAGCTGCAAGGAATCGCCCGCGAATTGCAGGCCAAATACCCCACTACCAATCATGGAGTTGGAGTACGAGTGGAGACGCTCCAGGAACACTTGTTGGGTGAACAAAAGACCGCTTTGTTGCTGGCCTTCGGAGTGGGGCTGTGCGTCCTGATCATTGCCGGGGCGAACCTAGCCAATCTTTTCCTGAGTCGGGTGCTCACGCGGCAGAACGAACTGCTGATCCGCGAAGCTTTTGGCGCCACTCGCAACATGATCGTTAAAGATCTTTTACGAGAAGCTGTATTGCTTGCCGTGGCTGGCGGAAGCGTGGGACTGTTGGGAACCTATGTGTCCATCCGGATTCTGCGGCAATGGTCGCTCTCGTGGTCGTCTGTGGGAGCGCTGGGCATTGACGGCGCAGTCAGCGCGTACGCGTTCGTCATCGCCGTGCTGGCAGCGTGCCTCGCTGTGATCGCGGCCGCGTTCAACCACCGTCGCAGTAACCCTGCCGCGGTGGTCAGGGGTGCGCCTATGACTTCTACCACAAACCGGCAGCAATCCTGGCTGCGCACCACCCTGGTTTCCGCTGAAGTGGGAATCGCATTTGCAGTTTGCCTGAGCGCCGGCTTGCTGCTTCACAGCTGGGACAAGGTCGCTTCGCAGCCTTCCGGCCTGCGTGACGCCAACATGCTGGTGGCAAACTTGTCATTGCCGGCCGTCCCGGGCTCTGAAGAAGCTGCGGCCCAACATACTGTCACGTTTTATCAATCCCTGCTGCAACAGGTTTCCGGCATTGCCGGAGTGCGTTCGGCGGCCGTGGTGAATGATGTGCCTTTTTCCGGCAACGATCATAACGGAAATTTCATCATCGAAGGCTCGGGAGAAAGCGGAGGAGGACAGGAGAACGGAGCTAACTTCCGCGTGGTGAGCTCTGAGTATTTCAATACCATGGGGATTCCTGTGCTGGAAGGGCGCGGCCTCAGCGACTCCGACAACTCCGGCGCAACGGCCGTTGCCGTGATAGACGCCGAGACGAGAAAACAGTATTTCCGCGACCATGATCCCATCGGCAGGCGCATCAAGCTGACCGGCCTCGACCCCAAGGCGGATTGGGCCACCGTAGTAGGCGTTTGCGGCACTGTTCGTGATATGCAACTGAACGCCGCGACTTCGCCCCACATTTATGTTCCGTTGAGCCAGCATCCGGGCGCGGTGATGGACGCGGGCATCATCCTGCGCACCGAAGCTACTCCCACCAGCCTCATTGGTCCGGTCCGCAATCTGGTTGCGGGCTTGCAGCCCGGCGGGGTAGTGGAGTTCACTACGACTTCCGACCTCTTGGCAAATTCCCTGAAGAATTTTCGCCTCCGCGCGTCGCTGGTGCTGGCGCTGTCTCTGATCGCGCTGGCGCTATCAATGATCGGCATCTATGCGCTGGCCAGCACGATGGTCCGCGAGAGACGAAAGGAAATCGCCATACGCATTGCTGTAGGCGCGGACTTGAAGCAGATTGTCAGGTTCGTCCTCTTTAAAGGATTGCTGCCGGTGCTGTACGGGGCCGCCGCCGGCTTGGCCCTTTCCTACAGCGTGGCTTTTCTGTGGAGGAAATTCCTGTTTGGCGTTTCCGTCTGGGACCCGGCCACCTTTATCGCGGTTCCGGCGTTACTGATAGGCGCCGGGCTGCTGGCCAATGTCGTCCCCGCGTTTTTTTCCGTCAAAATCAATACCCAGCAAATGCTTAAGGAACAATAA
- a CDS encoding RiPP maturation radical SAM C-methyltransferase, whose product MHNLANITNFSVPSGTIPASGAVALVYTPWGSFTRGSIALGILKECVRSTGCSADVHYLNIDFAQKIGLKRYDHIARNSVLSAEWFFSRALSASVGQEFKNDWHALKSTPEGRRLADELTNLMGGSEELCIRLAEQTVPEFLEESLVGVPWEKYDVIGFSVTFAQTQASLLLAQRLKQKYPEKTIVFGGANVDAGMGLQLLRAFPWIDYVVHGEAEESFPELLRNLLAGKRFVPVNGVSFREGGQIVAGDHNAQPLSRMDDSPVPDYSDYITAVKKAGIPAKFQVKLPFESSRGCWWGAKHHCAFCGLNRDSMAFRKKSPARVYDELLHLSREYECNNFYAVDNILDMLYFTELLPRLAERNLDLSIFYEIKANLSREQVRMLAASGIRAIQPGIESFNSELLREMNKGVTAIQNIQLLKWCREEGIDVVWNILYSFPGEQARHYAGMPELLRSIAHLQPPLSVSPVIVERFSPYHSQREKYKLKLKAAEVYSLLYPSEKMDLESFAYYFDTISDEAAGSSGDYISPMIAACNEWKAAPATFVYEKGEGFSVLYDNRPLIPGTPVATRRIVLRDVQADIYDFCDKHRSFKSILEWCNKNGKSMDESRLRSLLQTLSANKLMFEENDHYLALAVRKPRLKAFRLTG is encoded by the coding sequence ATGCACAACCTTGCAAATATTACGAATTTCTCCGTCCCGTCCGGTACTATACCAGCTTCCGGAGCAGTTGCTCTGGTCTATACCCCCTGGGGATCTTTCACTCGTGGGTCGATTGCTCTTGGCATTTTGAAAGAATGCGTCCGCAGCACCGGATGCAGCGCAGATGTGCATTACCTGAACATCGATTTTGCGCAGAAGATCGGTCTGAAGCGGTATGACCATATCGCGCGAAATTCCGTGCTGAGCGCGGAATGGTTCTTCTCCAGAGCGCTGTCGGCTTCGGTAGGACAAGAATTCAAGAATGACTGGCACGCATTGAAGTCCACGCCGGAAGGCCGCCGGCTGGCCGATGAATTGACAAACCTGATGGGCGGCTCGGAAGAGCTATGCATCCGGCTGGCCGAACAGACCGTCCCTGAATTCCTTGAGGAATCGCTGGTAGGCGTTCCGTGGGAAAAATACGATGTGATCGGGTTCTCCGTCACATTTGCCCAGACGCAGGCATCATTGCTTCTGGCACAGCGTCTTAAACAGAAGTATCCAGAAAAAACAATCGTGTTCGGCGGGGCCAACGTGGATGCTGGTATGGGATTGCAACTGCTTCGCGCCTTTCCCTGGATCGATTATGTGGTGCACGGAGAGGCGGAAGAATCGTTTCCGGAGCTCCTGAGGAACCTGCTTGCGGGCAAGCGGTTCGTGCCTGTAAATGGCGTCTCCTTCCGCGAGGGCGGCCAGATTGTCGCCGGAGACCATAACGCTCAACCGCTCTCACGGATGGATGACTCGCCCGTTCCCGATTACAGCGACTATATAACTGCAGTGAAAAAAGCAGGCATTCCGGCAAAGTTCCAAGTCAAACTCCCGTTTGAATCCTCGCGTGGATGCTGGTGGGGAGCGAAGCATCATTGCGCATTCTGCGGCCTGAACCGCGATTCCATGGCGTTCCGCAAGAAATCGCCGGCGCGCGTTTATGATGAACTCCTGCACCTTTCGCGCGAGTACGAGTGCAACAATTTCTACGCCGTAGACAATATCCTGGACATGCTTTACTTCACGGAATTACTGCCCCGCCTGGCGGAGCGCAACCTGGACCTCTCCATTTTCTATGAAATCAAGGCGAACCTCTCGCGCGAGCAGGTGCGCATGCTAGCTGCTTCAGGAATCAGGGCAATCCAGCCGGGAATCGAAAGTTTCAACTCCGAGCTGCTGCGCGAGATGAATAAGGGCGTGACGGCGATCCAGAATATTCAGTTATTGAAATGGTGCCGCGAAGAGGGGATTGACGTGGTTTGGAACATTCTTTATAGCTTTCCCGGCGAACAAGCCAGGCATTATGCCGGAATGCCGGAGCTGCTGCGCTCCATTGCGCACCTGCAGCCGCCGCTTTCGGTTTCGCCTGTGATCGTGGAGCGGTTCAGCCCTTACCATTCGCAACGCGAAAAATATAAGCTGAAACTCAAGGCCGCGGAAGTTTATTCCCTTCTTTATCCATCTGAAAAAATGGACCTGGAGAGCTTTGCTTATTATTTCGATACCATCTCCGATGAAGCAGCAGGTTCCAGCGGTGACTACATTTCACCCATGATCGCTGCCTGCAACGAGTGGAAGGCGGCTCCGGCAACCTTCGTCTATGAAAAAGGAGAAGGGTTCAGCGTGCTCTACGACAACCGGCCGCTGATCCCCGGCACGCCCGTAGCCACGCGGCGAATCGTGCTGCGAGACGTCCAAGCCGATATTTATGACTTCTGTGACAAGCATCGCTCTTTCAAAAGCATCCTTGAATGGTGCAACAAGAATGGAAAATCCATGGATGAGTCTCGCCTGCGCAGCTTGCTACAGACTTTGAGTGCCAACAAGCTCATGTTTGAAGAGAATGACCACTACTTGGCGCTGGCTGTTCGCAAGCCCCGCTTGAAAGCATTCAGGCTTACCGGTTGA